The Brasilonema sennae CENA114 genome includes a region encoding these proteins:
- a CDS encoding acyltransferase family protein, whose translation MEVLKSGKSTEQRLRLHFLDGLRGLASLYVVLVHIQRYMGEQVPVFLQIIGRSVKYGNFAVAIFIVLSGFVLMLPVARSQKGYLPGGFWDYIQRRSRRILPPYYAALFFSLLTAVIILGFIHFFNFKWHESPEYGEFHAFFSPLDVITHLLLIHNFTLDTLGSINSPMWTVATEWQIYFLFPLLLLPIWRRFGLFSAVISAFLISVAPLYLLNGFLEAAHPWFLGLFALGMAAADIIFSEKPKLIAIRNSLPWNVLAIVFIVLALIAGAQQLGVVAMITGSQQLGFNAWISDSFCGLATACLLVYCSNSVIKGKNTPLVLRLFESRWAIALSTFSYSLYLTHGVVVTVVGNFLLNLHMPPTEFITIFYLVALPLSLLIGYLFYLVFERPFMSNFLKKRKVKDAVN comes from the coding sequence ATGGAAGTATTAAAATCTGGGAAATCTACCGAACAGAGATTGCGTCTTCATTTTTTAGACGGTTTACGTGGATTGGCATCTCTGTATGTGGTTCTTGTCCACATACAGAGATATATGGGAGAACAAGTACCTGTATTTTTGCAAATTATAGGCAGAAGTGTTAAATATGGAAATTTTGCTGTAGCGATTTTCATTGTGCTTTCGGGCTTTGTTTTGATGCTGCCAGTAGCCCGTTCGCAAAAGGGTTATCTTCCTGGAGGTTTCTGGGATTATATCCAACGGCGATCCCGTAGAATCTTACCTCCTTACTATGCTGCTCTCTTTTTTAGTTTGCTAACAGCAGTCATCATATTAGGATTTATTCACTTTTTTAATTTCAAGTGGCATGAATCTCCGGAATATGGAGAATTTCATGCTTTCTTTTCCCCTCTTGACGTAATTACACACTTGCTACTCATTCACAATTTCACTCTTGACACACTGGGTTCTATTAATTCACCTATGTGGACTGTTGCAACTGAGTGGCAAATATACTTTTTATTCCCACTATTATTGTTACCTATATGGCGGCGTTTCGGCTTATTTTCCGCTGTGATCAGTGCTTTTTTAATTAGCGTAGCACCATTGTATCTTTTGAATGGATTTTTGGAAGCAGCTCATCCTTGGTTTCTCGGCTTATTTGCTTTGGGTATGGCAGCAGCAGATATTATCTTTTCTGAAAAACCAAAGTTAATTGCGATCAGAAACTCGTTGCCTTGGAACGTGCTTGCGATTGTATTCATTGTTCTTGCCCTGATAGCCGGAGCGCAACAACTGGGAGTTGTTGCCATGATAACCGGATCGCAACAACTGGGATTTAATGCTTGGATTAGTGATAGTTTTTGTGGTTTGGCAACAGCTTGTCTACTAGTTTACTGTAGCAACTCAGTTATAAAAGGCAAAAATACACCTCTCGTTCTGCGGTTATTTGAGAGTCGTTGGGCAATTGCACTCTCAACATTTTCTTACAGTTTATATCTCACTCACGGAGTCGTAGTAACAGTGGTGGGTAATTTCCTTCTTAATCTTCACATGCCGCCAACTGAATTTATCACAATATTTTATCTGGTGGCTTTACCACTGTCTTTACTCATTGGTTACTTATTTTACTTAGTTTTTGAGAGACCATTTATGTCTAATTTTTTGAAAAAGCGCAAGGTAAAAGATGCAGTCAATTAA
- a CDS encoding right-handed parallel beta-helix repeat-containing protein, translating to MNNTDSQSQALQSNVSGQQIPDVIPNPSNGQNSTLNLNGEGTGICKGVQDTIDSWTNNGSGGNGTQINGNNASSTLPALSSYDPSLVNNGNNNLSGGSNGDPLTGGQDTLVGDSNPDQLTQDFNSSSGTSPSPNSATTPASPSSSTPTANNSGMYYVSPDGNDSNPGTSDKPWKTVNYAVGENSVVKAGDTILVQPGTYNEQITLGKSGNSESGNITLKANGNVTINDPDPNNGAFGEGLIQSAGKGYWTIDGFNIQNSAWGGIALRDANNMTVQNNHTYNSGSSGIIVMPDQYFQGGEAEVTSKNIKVLNNIVEKSNEKWPGGTGDNSVSDPTGTQESLSIWGVDGFEVANNTVKDGKREGIDVKTGSRNGSVHDNNISGQASLSGTYGGYQGGPALYIEGNRSASFNIDVYKNVVTGNVADGIVVADEVPEQGDVSNIRVYDNIVSGNGKEGMNPGNGIAVTSNVRNVEIFNNTVDNNVQALNIDGSGYVSGGYKPTDIVVRNNKFTNSSYRNGLIEDAGNVTLDSNSFSNKFDKLYEGGTGIDNMKETNNIKV from the coding sequence ATGAACAATACAGATTCTCAATCTCAGGCGCTTCAAAGCAATGTCTCGGGTCAACAAATTCCCGATGTCATCCCTAATCCCAGCAATGGTCAAAATTCCACTCTTAATCTGAATGGAGAAGGTACTGGAATTTGCAAAGGTGTACAAGATACCATCGATTCTTGGACTAACAACGGCTCTGGTGGGAATGGTACTCAGATTAATGGCAATAATGCAAGCAGTACTCTGCCTGCTCTCTCTAGTTATGATCCGAGCCTCGTCAACAATGGCAACAACAATCTTTCTGGTGGTAGCAATGGAGATCCTCTGACTGGAGGACAAGACACCCTCGTCGGTGACTCTAATCCAGACCAGCTCACTCAGGACTTTAACAGTTCTAGTGGCACATCTCCATCCCCTAATTCTGCAACGACACCTGCATCCCCCTCTTCTTCAACGCCAACAGCAAATAACTCTGGTATGTACTACGTTTCACCGGATGGTAATGATAGCAATCCAGGTACAAGTGATAAACCTTGGAAAACTGTTAATTATGCGGTTGGGGAGAACTCTGTTGTCAAGGCTGGTGACACTATTCTGGTTCAACCAGGTACATACAATGAGCAAATTACCCTTGGTAAATCTGGTAACAGTGAGTCTGGTAATATCACACTTAAAGCCAATGGTAATGTCACAATAAATGACCCTGATCCTAATAATGGAGCCTTCGGAGAAGGACTTATTCAGTCAGCTGGCAAAGGCTACTGGACCATTGATGGCTTCAATATTCAGAATAGTGCCTGGGGTGGAATCGCTTTACGTGATGCCAACAATATGACTGTTCAAAACAACCATACCTACAATTCTGGCTCTTCAGGCATCATCGTCATGCCTGACCAGTACTTCCAGGGTGGAGAAGCTGAGGTTACTAGTAAAAATATCAAGGTGCTCAACAACATTGTCGAAAAAAGCAATGAGAAATGGCCAGGTGGCACAGGCGACAATTCTGTATCTGACCCAACTGGTACACAAGAGTCCCTGAGCATTTGGGGTGTCGATGGGTTTGAGGTGGCTAATAATACCGTTAAAGATGGCAAACGCGAAGGTATTGACGTCAAAACAGGTTCTCGCAATGGCTCTGTTCATGACAACAATATAAGTGGTCAAGCCTCGCTTTCTGGCACATATGGAGGCTATCAAGGTGGTCCTGCTCTTTACATAGAGGGTAATCGTTCTGCTTCATTTAACATCGATGTCTACAAGAATGTAGTCACTGGAAACGTTGCTGATGGAATTGTTGTTGCAGATGAAGTGCCTGAACAAGGGGATGTCTCTAACATCCGAGTTTACGACAATATTGTTTCTGGAAATGGAAAAGAAGGTATGAATCCTGGTAACGGCATTGCCGTGACTAGTAACGTTCGTAACGTTGAAATTTTCAACAATACCGTTGATAATAATGTCCAAGCCCTTAACATTGATGGCAGCGGTTATGTCAGTGGCGGCTATAAACCAACCGACATTGTGGTACGCAACAATAAGTTTACTAATAGTAGCTACCGGAATGGGTTGATTGAAGATGCAGGCAATGTGACTTTGGATAGTAACTCGTTCTCAAACAAGTTTGACAAGCTGTATGAAGGTGGAACTGGAATTGACAACATGAAGGAGACCAACAACATCAAGGTTTAG